Genomic window (Oryza sativa Japonica Group chromosome 3, ASM3414082v1):
gagttaggcgaaatggggaaaaagagagagggggcgacggcggagcttaaataggggaggggagtcccggacgtggccggtaggggcgagattccgccggccaacgtggggaagtgggagaggagagagagaggcgggattcgaaaattgaatcccggccatctcgggcgcgggcgctggcgggagagagaggggagtgggcgcgggaggtgcggcgcatgcgcgggcgtgaccgacgtggcccggaggaggcggaggcgtgggcgcggcggcgattgcgggcgcggcggcgcgggcgcgatgtaggagacgggcccgataggtggggcccacctgtcggcgtcccgggtggcaggagggaggcggccggcccagcggaggggagaggaggaaggagaatgggccggcggcccactcgaaaagaaaaggaggaaaaagaaaaagaaaaaaaagggaagaaaaggattttccctggaattaaaatattgcttgctcaatttcaattggttaaaattatttctagggctctgaaaattccactaaaaatcttgttagcgtatttcgacatgtagaactcaagaaaaattccacatgccaattctgattattatttgcattaatttattaaggttttctcttgatttgcagcggcattttcttagggtgatttataaattcaattttaggCTTAGGAGGAGAACTACAGGGTGTGACAGAGGACGACCGGCCGCAGACATAGAAGCGTcaagcgcggcggcgacgcaatGATagccggcggaggcgaggtgAACAGTCCCGCGATGGCACATGGCGAGGATGCACGTTCCGGCAGCGAGCCTGGCTCCAGCGCTGACGGGGGCGGGGTGGCTGGCATCGGGGTCATCTCTTGGGGAAGCAGCGCCCCGGGGAGCAGCGCCGGCAGAATCTTGTCGGCCGCAGCGTCGCTGGCCAGATCTTCCAAGCGGCGAGGCGGGGACGCTGCGAGAGGTGCCGGTGACATGGGCTGTGGTAGGAGAGTGTCATCGCCTGGGGTGCGAGCTGCAGCGACAGCCAGCTCAAGGCGCATCAGCGCCTCCTCAATTTGCTGGCAGGTTGTCAGTGTGTCGACCGCTGGCGTGGCCGGCAAGGCCTCCCTGATGCGGCCAAAGACGCGCGCAACAGGCACCGGCTTCCATGCCGTGCTGCCGAACCAGGCTTCAGTCCCAGTAAAAGACCGGATGGCCAGGTCCTCTGTCGCCGTCGGAGGTGGCGCAGTCATGGCCTTATCAGCGACAAGCGTGAGGCGAAGCAGCTGATCACCAGTTAAAGTCGGAGGGCTCGCCGGGATTTCCTACGTCCTGAACGGGGAAGTGTGCAAAGCATGCAGCAATCGAAATTTGCAAACCTCGGTGTGAAGCTCCTGCTGGCGGGAAGGCAGAGAGATCTCTGCCAGGTGTGGCTCAGGGTGGACAGGGTCGGTGACGTTGTCCACGTCAGTTGCACCAGCGTGATGACGCCGGCCGCCATGGCGACTGTGCCCTCCCCTGTCGCACTGGCGCGGGGAGCGTGTGCGTTCACGGCGGTAATCTTGATCAATCGCACGTTGTTCGCCGCGGCCACGCCCGAAGTCTCGTCCCCGTTCGTCCCGATCGTCGTCATCTCGATCCCTGCTCCGCCAGTTTTGATTAGCCCTGGGGTGGTCGTTGTTGTGCCCCCGGCggcctcttctcccgccgcggGCACGGTCGTCATGGTCGGCCGGGGCGTCACGATCATCATCGCCGCGGccgtcttcttcttcatcttggTCTTGCTCGATGCACGCCGCGCATCCGCGGCGAGACCGATCACGCACCCGCGCACGACCGCCGTGATGTGCGCCGTCGTCACCCCTGTTTCCCCGCTCTCCGCGCTCAGGGCGACGCGATCCACGGAGCTCGTCCTCCCGATCGTGGTCGCCCAGGCGGTCGTGAACAGAGCGCGGCGGCTGTAGGTGGTGTGGGAAGTCCTCGAAGACTCGCCCGGGTGCCTGCTCGCCATCCAACACCTCCAGGGTCCACAGCGGCAAGCGCCGCTTCGTCGGCTGGAAGGAGCCTTGCGCCTCTAGGTCGATGATCGCCGCCGTGTAGTCATGGATTTCCTCCAAATGGAAAAGCACCGGATGACGCACTCCCCGCTGCCAGTACTCCGGCGGATTTTCCGCCACGAGCAGGGGGGCCAGCTGCTGGTCCTTCGCGCGGTTGGTGAAGCCAAGCCACATCCGCTTCGGGATGGTACTGGGGTTCGCCGTCCACGCCCACAGATCGATGGAGCGAGTGTTGCCAGACTCCAtcgggtggacgaggtcggtcTCGATCTGTTCCAAGGCACAGGTGTGCCCAATGAGGCGCTCGGCGATGTCCGCTGCCCAGGCGTGCATAGGGACGCCATCAAGGCAGAGCCACACACGGAACATCAACGCGACGCCGAGAGCGCTTTGCAGGCTGCGCCACTTGATGAAGTGGATTTCAATCCCGCGACGCTTGACGTAGCCCTTCGCAATGGCTTCCTCGCAATGGCGGCGATGTTGGAACTTGATGAGGAAAGCTTGGGGATGGTGGAGCGAGACAGCCACATCACCGCGGCAAAGCTTGAACTCGTCCAAGAACGCCTGCTCGACGTCTTGCGGCCCCGTCGAcggaggcgcgcgcgcggcccagGAAACAGCCGCGGTCTCATTCCACTCGCGCAGCTCCTCATCAATGGCGTACGAGGTGGGGATGAAGATGGTGTCTTCCTCCGGGCGCGTGGCCGGGTCGCCGAGCTGCGTCATCCTGGTTGCCCGCGTTCTCGGCGGGGGCGGCGAAAGCTGGAGCGGAAAGGCCGGGCGATTGCTTGTCTGCAGCTCGCGCACGCGATGACGGGGAGACGGACTCTTGCGCAGGCGACGCGGTGACGACGAGCGAGGACGCGACCGCGGGGGCGTGCGAGCGCCCAACCGCGCGCGCCGAAGCGGGGACCGAGAGAACGCACGCACGGCGCGACGGTGCCGGCAGTCACGCGCGCGATGTCCGGAACGACGGCAGTTGAAGCAGCAGACCGGGTCCCTGTACTGCGCAGCGTGGTGCTCTCTGCTGAGGCAAATGAAGCATTTCCCACTTGTTTGAGCCCAGAACGCACGATACGAAGAGGAGTAAATGGGGCGCTGTCGACTTGAAGGCGGAGGTAGGCGGGAGGCGGATGAATGCTCTTCTCTACGCCACCAGCGCTTGCGACGCACCGGAATCTAAGGCGAATCCCCGGAGATATGGCCATCCATCTTCTGCTCGGCGACGTGACGGTGAGGAAGGCTAGTGACGTAGGGAGTACTCCTCCGCGGCGGAGTGACCTCTCGAGCAGAGCGGTTGTTGCGCCGGACAGTGGAGGTAAAAGCCAACTTGAATAGGGGGCGTGGCGGAGAGCGCGTGCGGCTGGTGCCCAAATTTGAATTTGGGAAGCCCTGACCACGGACAGCATCAGCGAAGGACCGGCGAGCGGCAGCAGGTGGCGGATCTGGCGTCTCTGCTACCATCGAGGCGACGGAGGCCGAAGGGGGACGCCCAAATCTGGGCGGAGGCGGGGACTTCGGGCACGGCTGGAGGACACTTGCGGAGAACTGGCGTGGCTGGGAGGAGCTTGCGGAGCGCTGGGACGACGGCCAGGAGGCGGCGAAAAAGCTAGCTGGGCGTCAGAGGATACACGTGGGCGGCGTCAGCTGGAGTGCCGAcaccggcggcgggcgcgggggcATGCTGCTTACCTTTTTGCCGATAGATATACAGGTTATTGCTACCTGCTATTCTGTCGATATGCAAGTGTTGAAGTGAAGCCTGACCAGCTTCACTAGCTGCCTGCTTATATGTTGCCCTCCACAGCCTCACAGCTACTAGTAGCAGAAACCAATATCTCGTTGTGGCTTGGTCTGCCAACGCGCTACGATAGTTTGTGGGTAGGCTTGTGGTGAACTGGTGATCAGCCTAGAGTTTGAGGCAGGAAGTGGCGCCGGCCGACGTGTTCCAACATGCAGTAAGACGCGCGCGTATTTAAGACTCAACTCTCTAAATATTTTaccgataatattttattttaaattaaattttatttgatagATGACATTTGAATTTACTCTCGTATAATTGTGGTTTTATTGCTACAAACAATCGTATTATTCAAGAAATTTAAAGCCAAAAACTAGTTTTAAAAACCGTAATAAGTTTGACTGTGTCTTAATCAATAGGAGGAAGGAAGTATGTAGCAACATTACACATGCTTAGAGCGCataaggaagaggagatcgagatgaggaaagaaaggagagaggaTACGGAGGAAACCATGCCGTTCACTCTCAGGacagtcccaaccctccactTAGGATGGTATCTatagcattaactacattgacatgtaggacttttaacttatgtggcactatattaattaagagagagagtgaagagaggaagaaactaggtctcatgcaagacacagcttcaacgcgagaacctatgcactagacactatcaagttttgcgtTGGGAGAtaatagtgtcttcataatatatgaagaataaatatgattggtagagaagagagatgatgtatttattactGGGCCACTTTAAGAAATcatgggttgtagagtgtagtttttattgtgatgtcttattgacatggcaccatagacactgcttatggacactatgggttgAGACTGCCCTCACAGCGTCGCCATTACGCCAAgcatagtatttttttatgCCATTCACGACTGCAACTAAATTTTACTGTTGTACACTTCTTCATACttatgtaatattttttttactcccaTAATCCCATTATATTCAATTAAATTAGCACAATTCTAAGCGCCgtttcgtgaaaaaaaaagaaaaaaaacggagCGCCGCATTCCTCAATTTTTCAACGACGTTTGTCAGTTTGCGACGACGCCGTTGGACCACCGGGATGACCGAGCAGAAGCATAGCTTGGGCGTCGCGTGGCCCGGAGCCCCCATCTCCCCCGACTGCTGTGACGTGGCCCAATGGCACCGTTCAAAAGCCTATCCGGCAGCATGGCCCATATATACCAGTATACCAACCACCACAAGAGAAGCCAAGGCCGCATTCCCTACTACGAGCCATACAGACAATGCCGAAATCATGGAGGTTTAAGCAGCCATGGCCACCCAAATCTCGTCTCCAACAACACCGGGCTCTAACTTTGGCACTTTGCATCATTAATGTAGACCAGCTCTAGCGAAGGTGAGGTACTAaccacagaaaagaaaaaaaaaaccatgtacAATGTGGTGCATATATACCTACATTGAATATATGCCATCAGTTAACCGATAAAAAAACATTAGGTTGCCAGTTTCTGGCCTATGTTGCATTGTCATATGTTTGGGTGGCCATGCATGAATCAACCGGTGCATATTGTTGATCAGTATTGTGTGTTGAACTGATGGACTAATGGACTATAAGTCGCCATGCATTTCATCCATTCTTTTCCGCCACAAAAATGCGTGCAATCTGCAACTGCAAAATGCAGAGTGATATGAACGCAACAATGTGCGTATAAATGCATCGGCATCTTCCTAACTGCTTATATATAGGCATAGCCCTCCACAGTGCACACAGAGTATAGCAGTAACCAATTAATCAACCTAGCTTAATTACATAGACGAGCTAGCTTAGCACACATGGCGTCTTCAACCTCGAGCTCGCTCGCCGTGGCAACAATGGtggccgtcgtcctcctcctgggTGCCACCACCCAGGCGGCGCGCCTCCTCGACGAACTCGTCCCCGGCATTCCGATGCCGACGATCCCCGGTGTACCGGCGGTCGGCCCCACCATCCCGGCCATCCCGACGATCcccggcgttccggcggtcggcccCACCATCCCGACCATCCCCACCGTTCCGACGATCCCCGGAGTTCCGGCGGTCGGTCCCACCATCCCGGCCATCCCGACGATCCCCGGCGTGCCGGCGGTCGGCCCCACCATCCCGACCATCCCGACCATCCCGACGATCCCCGGCGTGCCGGCGGTCGGTTCCACCATTCCGACCATCCCGACGATCCCCGGCGTGCCGGCGGTCGGCCCGACTATCCCGACCATCCCCGGCGTGCCGACGATCCCGACGGTGCCGGGAGTGCCGGAGCTGCCGGTAAATCCCGGAGGCGTGGTGCCGACGATCCCGAAGGTGCCATTGCCGCCGGTGAATCCCGGAGCCGTCGTGCCCGCCGTGCCAGCTCTGCCGGTGCCGCCGATCCCCGGAGCCGCGGGGGGTGTCGTGCCGACCCTGCCGGTGCCGCCGTTGCCCGCCGTGCCGGGAGTCCCGCTGCCGGAGGTGCCCGGCGTCCCTCTGCCGCCGGTGCCGTCCGTCGTCCCGCCCGTGCCTTAGGTCAACTCCGGCGAGCCCCGTGCCgtcgttaattaattactccggCCAGCTGACGTGTACGTGGCATTGACCGTGTGCGCCATGcattggccgccggcgccggcagccaTCTACAGATTAATTACGTACGTGTGTTAAGTagtaagtacttcctccgtttcacaatataaatcattctagcatttttcatattcatattgatgttaaagaatctagataaatatatatgtgggaaatgctaaaatgacttacattgtaaaacagagagagtacaAATTAAGATGACTTGCATGTACGTTGTTACGTCAAGTTGGTATAGTATTTGTGTAATGAACGTGTGTGTGTGCAGACCAGGTGCAGTATGTGTTTGTGGCGAGTGGCGACAAATGCGTCACGCTCTGTATACGTACGTGTGCAAAAGCTTAACGTGTTGCTTAAATTATACGTGTcatgttaacaaatatatatttctatCACCGTTTTAATTGTGTATATCTTTGTTGGCAAATTACCACGCATGCAATCTTAGTAAAAGTGCCCCTTAACAATATTGTTTGGGATGACATATGCGCCACTTATTtcaaaatttacatataatcatgtgagaaaTGAAAGCCCATATATACTTGGACTTAGTGGCGGACGTAGCTATAGAAAAAAAGAATGTGTTTGATGCTCATTCTATAAGGATAATCGAACACAACATTTATATTATAATCACATAAAAAAGTATAATATAATCAATAAATTAAACAAACATGAATATTTAAGATGGTACCTAATCTTTGAGCCGTAAATAGTAAAAAACTACTCAaatcttaaataaaaaaatcgaAGGAAATAACCAACTGATCACTTGTTGCTCATCCGTCAATCAAATTCGAAGTTCCACTATACAATCCTACGATACCTTGGTTCTGAACTTATTACCAATGACACTTTTCCCATCAGGCATGCATTCGGACTCAATAGCCTTTCTCGCCCTCAGCCAGCGGCAGTGATTCAGATTGTCCCTCCATCTCCATAGATTGCACCCATAGTTTCGCTCTTGTTAAAAGCTCCTCTTCAGAGACCATGCATGCGAGGAATGAATGAAGAAAGTGaaaaaaacaagtcacaaacaaaGTCTCATGCGATTCGATTGGAACTTTATGGGCTGACCTTTGTCGATCGACCGAGCCTACCTAATGGGTAAATCTGCCCCTGCTTGGCCTGTGAAATATCTTGCACAATATGTTAAATCGAGGGATAAGTTATTTTCTGATGAGATTGTAATATTGTATGCTTGTATAAATTATTCTTgatcatatattgatatatagtATGCCATTAATTAGCTAACCAGTTGAAAATTTAGCTTATTGCTAGAATGCTCGTTTCTGGCCTATGTTGCATTGTCTCTTATGTTTGGATGGTCATGCATCATTAATTCCTGAGTATATATTGTTCAACTGATGGACTGTAATTCTTTCCACCACAAAATGCGTGCGATGATCTGCAACTGCAAAATGCAAGCGATGAAGCAACATGCGTAATGCATTGCATGCCCGGCTTCCCTCTTCTGCAAACTCCTTATATATAGCCCTCCAAACTCCACACAGCTAGTATACCAGTAACCAAATcaaaccctagctagctagctagctaagctagcacgCACCCATGGCGTCGTCTTCCACCTCGAGCTCGCTCGCCGCGGCAGCGATGGtggccgtcgtcctcctcctcctgggtgCCACCGCCACGTCCACCCAGGCGGCGCGCCTCCTCGACGAAGaactccccaccgccgccatcccGGCGATCCCCGGCGTCCCCGGAGTGCCGGCGGTCGGCCCCGGGATCCCGGTGATCCCCGGCGTGCCCGGAGTGCCGGTGGTTGGCCCCGGGATCCCGTTCGTGCCGGTGATCCCCGGCGTGCCGGTGATCGTGCCGATCATCCCCGGCGTGCCGATGATCGCCGGCATGACAACCCTGCCAGTGCCGCCATTTGTGCCGCCGATTGatcccggcgccggcgccggattCCCCGGcgtgccgccggcgtcgtcgaccACCGTGCAGGAAGACCCACAGCCGCCGATGCCGTCCGTCGTTCCACCCGTGCCATAGGTGTTAATCAACTCCGGCGAGCCACCATGCCGTCGTTAAGTTATACCGTTGCTCACGCCGCCGCGATGTGTGTACTCCGGCGGCTTAATATAACGTGCCTCCTTACTGTGTGTTAATTAAGTACTCCTCctgtctaaaaaaaattaacttctcTATGAATTTATAGACGTAgttagaagttgattttttctTGGATGGTAAGAGTACATGTGTTACCGTGTGTTGTTACGTTAAGTTGGTAATTTGTGTACTGATGAATCGTGTGTGTATGATGTGCACTGTGCAGTGCAGACCAGGTACGTACGTGTGGGTCGCGTCACCCAATCTCTGAGTGCTCGCAAAATTTAATGTGCTTAATGCACGAATTAATTATACGTCGAATATTATAGGTTTTAATTTAATCTTGTGTAACCCACTATTTTATCACTGTTTGAACTTTGAATCATACGTGTCTATTTTTGTTGGGATATTAGTCTTGCTAAGGTGCATAGGAATGAAAATCATATTAGTCATGTTTTAGTTAGTAAAGGCCGAGTTGAGGAACTACTCATTTCTGGCCGGACAATAGCTGTACTGCTATCGCACAACTTTGTTTGTGTCGATGCTTTGATTGAATAAAGTGGTCCCTGtttcctccaaaaaaaaaaaagaaaatcatgcgTGCTTATATGTGACTGTTAATTTTGGGGGCCTAGAGCATTCCGGGCAAACCGGCCTGAAATTTACGGCCCAAAACAAATGTTGGGCTTTGCCTATGCAGCAATTTTTCGGGCCAAAACAAACAACCATGcatatgctgattttttttaattttttattaaaatatttacaaaactaattcCATGTTTCAAAAATTTACAATAGTAGTTGCCCACCACCCTCTGATCTGGGAGGGAGCGATTttaatgacgtggcagacggccgtcgCCTCACAAGTAACGGCCAACAAAGGGGGCAtgccattttgcaggcggcccccttgccacCCATAGAGAGAGGGTGGTTTAACACTGTGCAAgaggccgcctgcaaaaaaagCCAGGCCGCCCTTGCCGCCCTTTTTGTAGGCGGCCCCCTTCCCACCCTTAGAGAGGCGGTTTAACACTGTGCGGGGTGCCGTCTCCAAAATGTGTTTCCAGGGCCCTCGTTGCTCTTTTACAAGCGGCCCCCTGCATAGTGTTAAACCGCCCTTCCTGAGGATggaagggggccgcctgcaaaatggcaGCCCCCTACAGCCGGCCGCTAGGCATGAGCCAACGGCCATCTGCCACAACACGAAAATCGCTATTTGGGAGGGCTATTTCTAAAAATCGTCCTCTCAAAGAGCGGCGGGTGActaattttgtaaatttttgaaacacaaaattagttttgtaaatattttaataaaaaattttaaaaaaattctgcaTATGCTTACGTCGTCGATAAAACTGACGAAAATACTCCTTTAGAAAAAGCTGACACGAACAAAACGGTTCAACAGATTGAAGCTGCACCTAAACAAAGAAATTTCGATCCACGGATGGTACGGAGTATGCACTAACAAATaatcaaaacaaaaacaacCTCGTCGACAATATATTTGGCCGATCGCTACAACTAAATCTCCTGCCTTGGCCAcacaatttcagaatttatccTTTTGTTATTATTCCTTTTGGGATCGATCGATGAACATCCTAGCAAGCAGCCAAGCATATATGAGTTCTGATTACCAAACATGGGCGATTAAAGAACAAATTTGTTGCAGCTGCAACGACACACCGTTCTGGCCAACCACCGATCTAACCGGATATATATTCACTTAATTAGCCTTATAAATTGCGCACAGATTGGCTCGTGTTCTTCGCACTCACTGCAAGAacagattaagaaaaaaaaacacacacacacacacacaagctaGTCTTGCTGCAATGGCTTCTAGTGTGAGCTTCATGGCCACGGCCATGGCGATGGCGTGCGTTCTGCTCGccgccagcagcagcagaacgTGCTACGCCGCCCGCATGTTGGCCgacacgccggcgacggcggcggcggcggccgcgcctcccgccgccCTCCCTGTCCTCCCCGCCGTGCCGGCGCTGCCCACCACTCTGCCGCCCATGCCGGCCATCCCGGCCGTGCCACAGGCGGCGCTGCCGCCGATGCCCGCCGTGCCCACCGTGCCCGCGGTCGTCCCTaacgcggcggcgctgccgccgaTGCCCGCTGTCCCGGCCATCCCGGCGGTGCCGAAGGTGTCGTTGCCACCGATGCCCGCCGTGCCGGCGGTGACGCTGCCGCCGATGCCCGCCGGCATCCCCGCCGTGCCGGCGGTGACGCTGCCGCCGATGCCGTCCATCCCGACCGTGAACGTGCCCATGCCGTTCCAGGCGCCGCCTCCATCGGCGTAGGCAGCGCGGCGAACTCGCCGTGTacgtccacggcggcggcggcggcggttgccggcgccAGTAGGTAAACTGAGAGATTTTTCATGTGAAATTTCTCAATGTTTGTGTGAGTGTGTTGATTTAATTTCATACTTGAGTTTGAATTTTATGCATGTGATGACTCTGTTGCTGGTTAATTAGTGTACATTATATTTTGGGTACGCACGGTCTCAACGCATGTGTTGAGGTCGTGCCATTGTGTTTTACGTGTACGTGTACGTACGGTTTATGTATTTGTTTTTACTTTCATACTTTCAgagattatatatatgttactttacTACATTTCATTTTTAAAGTTCACAATTGTACTTTCATGTTTGAACATTTTGGAACTTTGATGTAATCTCGTGGGCGGCAGCTACGCAGAGAATatgacatggaaaaaaaaagtactccaCTTTTCAGTTCCTGACGCAGGTCACATAATCCGGTGCAGCAAAATGCAGCGCTGCAGCCTTGACGGTCTAAGGAACTGAAACgactaaaaaaaacaaatttaactaaAAAGCTTGCGGCGTTCTTGTGTAgttggattgtttttttttctattcgcGTAGTCGAATTTGACTATGAaagcctgtttggtacagctccaactcctaaatattgcTCCGGGAGTTGAGTCtgaagtggagttgtggagctgccttaacccagctccacaactctagtacattttgtgagagagctccacccaactccactctcagttttggtggagctgaaactgtttggctgagctcccgctccaggaggggtggagctggagttgaagttgtgccaaacagaccctGAATTTAGTCCCGGTAGTATAGTTTGAGAATTTGATGAAAATAGAGGCTTGCCTAGAAAAGTTCATGTGAAAATGAGAAATTTTAGAGGTGTACATAGAGACATATCGgtatgtatatatgtttataggggtgagtaTGTCTCCGTGTATATTAACGTCTGCTTGTGTTACAAATTGTTTTtacttctaaaaaaatatttttaactgtTAGAAGTACTTCCAGAAGACACTCTTTTTGTCTGTGAGAAAAGTTGGGCTGCCGCCGAAGGCCGTTTTCCATTTCCCGGCCCATTAACGAAAGGAAACTGATATTATAGCCCAACAACTGGATCGCACTGCTAGTTGGCCTTGGTCCCCTTCTAAAAGAAAGGAAGATAATCTACCGGTTTGACTGCTTTAAACACATAAATTGGCATAAACTAATACTGTGAAAACGGTAATGGAAATACCTGACTGCCTGAAGTTCATTTCTGTTTTTTATGGACCGAG
Coding sequences:
- the LOC4334321 gene encoding vegetative cell wall protein gp1 → MASSTSSSLAVATMVAVVLLLGATTQAARLLDELVPGIPMPTIPGVPAVGPTIPAIPTIPGVPAVGPTIPTIPTVPTIPGVPAVGPTIPAIPTIPGVPAVGPTIPTIPTIPTIPGVPAVGSTIPTIPTIPGVPAVGPTIPTIPGVPTIPTVPGVPELPVNPGGVVPTIPKVPLPPVNPGAVVPAVPALPVPPIPGAAGGVVPTLPVPPLPAVPGVPLPEVPGVPLPPVPSVVPPVP
- the LOC4334323 gene encoding vegetative cell wall protein gp1, encoding MASSVSFMATAMAMACVLLAASSSRTCYAARMLADTPATAAAAAAPPAALPVLPAVPALPTTLPPMPAIPAVPQAALPPMPAVPTVPAVVPNAAALPPMPAVPAIPAVPKVSLPPMPAVPAVTLPPMPAGIPAVPAVTLPPMPSIPTVNVPMPFQAPPPSA
- the LOC4334322 gene encoding uncharacterized protein — protein: MASSSTSSSLAAAAMVAVVLLLLGATATSTQAARLLDEELPTAAIPAIPGVPGVPAVGPGIPVIPGVPGVPVVGPGIPFVPVIPGVPVIVPIIPGVPMIAGMTTLPVPPFVPPIDPGAGAGFPGVPPASSTTVQEDPQPPMPSVVPPVP